Proteins co-encoded in one Halorussus lipolyticus genomic window:
- a CDS encoding DUF7110 family protein, whose amino-acid sequence MTGQVYRLHSTLELPLENVYDHFEEDPDLPPEIASVDITRRKNTLIISAVAADDSMSKYTPTAQLKASISETRVYTEEEQKMREGPRWGDDAEELDEEEDDEPLGELIEVAAFKGDRETVLQNTALQYPMFLVLCDIARLAEKGTLTAITEQDGELQATRIVDGEDRPASIEVVEGPDSSNSGSSGVDWRDNEFI is encoded by the coding sequence ATGACGGGGCAAGTATATCGACTTCACTCGACGCTCGAACTGCCGCTCGAAAACGTTTACGACCACTTCGAGGAGGACCCGGACCTCCCGCCGGAAATCGCTAGTGTCGATATTACCCGGCGCAAGAACACGCTCATCATCAGCGCCGTCGCCGCTGACGACAGCATGAGTAAGTACACGCCGACCGCACAGTTGAAGGCCAGCATCTCCGAGACTCGCGTCTACACCGAGGAAGAACAGAAGATGCGCGAAGGGCCGCGGTGGGGCGACGACGCCGAAGAACTGGACGAAGAGGAGGACGACGAACCCCTCGGCGAACTCATCGAAGTCGCCGCGTTCAAGGGCGACCGAGAGACCGTCCTGCAGAACACGGCGCTCCAGTACCCGATGTTCCTCGTCCTCTGTGACATCGCGCGACTAGCCGAGAAGGGGACGCTCACCGCCATCACCGAACAGGACGGCGAACTGCAGGCCACCCGCATCGTGGACGGCGAGGACCGCCCGGCGTCTATCGAAGTCGTGGAAGGACCGGACTCCTCGAACTCCGGGTCCAGCGGCGTCGATTGGCGGGACAACGAGTTCATCTGA
- a CDS encoding HAD family hydrolase yields the protein MTYDTVIFDNDGVLVGRTHFDVLRDATEATFADFGVTDCDPDHIEDMTIGATPSSVDTVCDAYGLDPETFWRARDTRLSRAQQVEARAGRKTPYGDIDTLENLDATMGIVSSNQQATVDFLLDHFDMRDHFGTAYGREPTIESLDLRKPDPHYLERALADLDADSALFVGDNESDIKAAENAGIDSAFIRRPHRRDWDLNVWPTWDIESLDDLHRVCSA from the coding sequence ATGACCTACGATACCGTCATCTTCGACAACGACGGTGTCCTCGTCGGTCGAACTCACTTCGACGTTCTGCGGGACGCCACGGAAGCGACGTTCGCGGACTTCGGTGTGACCGACTGCGACCCCGACCACATCGAGGACATGACGATTGGTGCGACGCCCTCCTCTGTCGATACCGTCTGTGACGCCTACGGACTCGACCCGGAGACGTTCTGGCGCGCGCGGGACACCCGACTCTCCCGCGCCCAGCAGGTCGAGGCCCGCGCGGGGCGCAAGACCCCCTATGGCGACATCGACACGTTGGAGAACCTCGACGCGACGATGGGCATCGTGAGCTCTAACCAGCAGGCGACGGTGGACTTCCTGCTTGACCACTTCGACATGCGGGACCACTTCGGTACCGCCTATGGTCGGGAACCCACCATCGAGAGTCTGGACCTGCGAAAGCCCGACCCCCACTACCTCGAACGCGCGCTGGCCGACCTCGACGCCGACTCCGCGTTGTTCGTCGGCGACAACGAGTCGGACATCAAGGCCGCCGAGAACGCGGGCATCGACTCGGCGTTCATCCGGCGTCCCCACCGCAGAGACTGGGACCTGAACGTCTGGCCGACGTGGGACATCGAGTCGCTCGACGACCTGCACCGGGTCTGTAGCGCCTGA
- a CDS encoding aldo/keto reductase, with the protein MAQREDSSDQSQLDGMPRLGLGTWENTDAGTCADSVRQALEMGYRHIDTAQAYDNEAHVGEGIAQADVDREEVFLATKIWTSNLSYDDVIHTAKESLDKLGVDYVDLLYVHWPANEYNPEDTLPAFDQLYDDGLVENVGVSNFEPRHLDEAQEVLDAPVFANQVEMHPLLPQDELVEYGRENDVNLVAYSPLARGKVFDVPEIQQVAEKHDASEAQVSLAWLLQRDGVAAIPKASSEAHIRDNWGARGLELDAEDVEKIESIETRERQVDPDFAPWN; encoded by the coding sequence ATGGCTCAACGCGAGGACTCCAGCGACCAGTCTCAACTCGACGGCATGCCACGTCTCGGTCTCGGCACGTGGGAGAACACCGATGCCGGCACCTGCGCCGACAGCGTCCGACAGGCGCTCGAGATGGGGTATCGACACATCGACACCGCACAGGCTTACGACAACGAAGCACACGTCGGCGAGGGCATCGCACAAGCCGACGTGGACCGCGAGGAGGTCTTCCTCGCCACCAAAATCTGGACCAGCAACCTCTCCTACGACGACGTAATCCACACCGCCAAGGAGAGTCTGGACAAACTCGGCGTGGACTACGTGGACCTGCTGTACGTCCACTGGCCGGCGAACGAGTACAATCCCGAGGACACCCTCCCGGCGTTCGACCAACTCTACGACGACGGCCTCGTCGAGAACGTCGGCGTCTCGAACTTCGAACCCCGGCATCTGGACGAAGCACAGGAGGTCCTCGACGCGCCCGTCTTCGCCAATCAGGTCGAGATGCATCCGCTTCTCCCCCAAGACGAACTGGTCGAGTACGGGCGGGAGAACGACGTGAACCTCGTGGCCTACTCGCCGCTGGCCCGCGGCAAGGTCTTCGACGTGCCCGAGATTCAGCAGGTCGCCGAGAAGCACGACGCCTCCGAGGCGCAGGTCAGTCTGGCGTGGCTCCTCCAGCGCGACGGCGTGGCCGCGATTCCGAAGGCCTCCAGCGAGGCCCACATCCGGGATAACTGGGGCGCGCGTGGCCTCGAACTCGACGCCGAGGACGTGGAGAAAATCGAGAGCATCGAGACGCGCGAGCGACAGGTGGACCCCGACTTCGCGCCGTGGAACTGA
- a CDS encoding SHOCT domain-containing protein — translation MTGSRDTPSTVRSLHRLVEHYTPDGTVGRLLLGAPAITVSPFLFFGGIAGLGSTLNVAGFVLSLFGVVLGIPVFLLGLVTLWPVYLSLIGNVESPEEYPEGAADPESATKSGTGRETPEEVLKRRYAAGGLTREEFERRLGDVMDPAEATAEEAAKGDRTRTETSVSR, via the coding sequence ATGACTGGTTCCCGCGACACTCCCTCCACGGTCAGGTCGCTCCATCGACTCGTGGAACACTACACGCCAGATGGAACGGTCGGGCGACTGCTCCTCGGTGCGCCAGCGATTACGGTCTCGCCCTTCCTGTTTTTCGGCGGGATTGCGGGACTGGGAAGCACCCTGAACGTCGCCGGTTTCGTCCTCTCTCTGTTCGGGGTCGTTCTGGGCATCCCGGTGTTCCTCCTCGGGTTGGTCACGCTCTGGCCGGTGTACCTCTCGCTCATCGGCAACGTCGAGTCACCCGAGGAGTACCCTGAGGGTGCGGCGGACCCGGAGAGCGCGACGAAATCCGGAACCGGCCGCGAGACTCCCGAGGAGGTCCTCAAACGCAGGTACGCCGCGGGAGGCCTCACCCGCGAGGAGTTCGAGCGACGACTCGGCGACGTGATGGACCCTGCCGAAGCGACGGCCGAGGAGGCCGCGAAGGGCGACCGAACACGCACCGAGACCTCCGTGAGCCGATAG
- a CDS encoding dihydrodipicolinate synthase family protein, which produces MVDNAPSPGEEDPLGVHGVVPPTVTAFEADESVDYEATAAHARFVVDRGAHGVFPLGTNGEFPLLTPDEREGVAEAVVDEIGDDAPVIAGVGSASTRETVSHAEHAEEVGADGVVVVTPYYYPLDHDAAVRHYRQVAEAIDLPVYVYHIPSKTGNSLSLETLDALAEIENLVGLKDSSKDVPWLGQAIDAHPEMTFLAGSDSLLFPGLEVGCAGMVSAVANAFPELVVDLYEAYDEDDEERARRLQSEVYDVRDALKRGPYMAGVKTALDLREVGFNPGPLRSPLRKMDESDREALADDLSGLGLL; this is translated from the coding sequence ATGGTGGACAACGCACCCAGTCCCGGCGAGGAGGACCCACTCGGCGTCCACGGCGTCGTCCCGCCGACCGTGACAGCGTTCGAGGCGGACGAATCGGTCGATTACGAGGCGACCGCGGCCCACGCCCGCTTCGTCGTGGACCGCGGAGCGCACGGCGTTTTCCCACTCGGAACCAACGGCGAGTTCCCCCTGTTGACGCCCGACGAGCGCGAGGGCGTGGCCGAGGCCGTCGTGGACGAAATCGGCGACGACGCGCCCGTCATCGCTGGCGTCGGGTCAGCGAGTACCCGCGAGACGGTCTCGCACGCCGAACACGCCGAGGAGGTCGGCGCGGACGGCGTGGTCGTAGTGACGCCCTACTACTACCCGCTGGACCACGACGCCGCGGTCCGCCACTACCGGCAGGTCGCCGAGGCAATCGACCTCCCGGTGTACGTCTACCACATCCCGAGCAAGACCGGTAACTCGCTGTCCTTGGAGACCCTCGACGCCCTCGCCGAAATCGAGAATCTGGTCGGTCTCAAAGATTCGAGCAAGGACGTGCCGTGGCTCGGACAGGCAATCGACGCCCACCCCGAGATGACTTTCCTCGCGGGGTCCGACTCCCTGCTGTTCCCCGGACTGGAAGTCGGGTGTGCGGGCATGGTCAGCGCAGTCGCCAACGCCTTCCCCGAACTCGTAGTTGACCTCTACGAGGCCTACGACGAGGACGACGAGGAGCGCGCCCGGCGACTCCAGAGCGAGGTCTACGACGTGCGCGACGCCCTCAAGCGCGGTCCCTACATGGCGGGCGTCAAGACCGCCCTCGACCTGCGCGAAGTCGGCTTCAATCCCGGCCCGCTTCGGAGTCCGCTCCGCAAGATGGACGAGTCGGACCGCGAGGCGCTGGCCGACGACCTGTCGGGTCTCGGCCTGCTCTGA
- a CDS encoding MoaD/ThiS family protein, with the protein MNVTVKLTGTLVARTGTHEARVAVPDDATVADVVDELAEKYGPQVRAGVLDGQRLRSDTVVVRESFDSTETLSTRSSLENGDTVRFRLNV; encoded by the coding sequence ATGAACGTGACAGTCAAACTCACCGGAACCCTCGTCGCCCGAACCGGCACCCACGAGGCCCGCGTTGCAGTGCCAGACGACGCGACGGTCGCCGACGTTGTGGACGAACTCGCCGAGAAGTACGGCCCGCAGGTCCGCGCGGGCGTCCTCGACGGCCAGCGCCTGCGCTCGGACACCGTGGTCGTCCGCGAGTCCTTCGATTCGACCGAGACGCTCTCGACTCGGAGTTCGCTGGAGAACGGCGATACGGTTCGGTTCCGGTTGAACGTCTGA
- a CDS encoding mandelate racemase/muconate lactonizing enzyme family protein, whose product MVRNYESLHDPNAEYTMRDLSAETMDCDGVRGEGRDVAITDVQTTMIDGNFPWTLVRIYTDAGVVGTGEAYWGAGVPELIERMKPFVVGENPLDIDRLYEHLIQKMSGEGSIEGVTVTAISGIEVALHDLAGKILDVPAYQLLGGKYRDKVRVYCDCHAGEEADPESNADEAERVVEELGYDALKFDLDVPSGHEKDRANRHLRNPEIGHKVDIVEAVTERVGDRADVAFDCHWTFSAGSAKRLASALEEYDIWWLEDPVPPENHDVQKNVTHSTTTPIAAGENVYRKHGQRRLIEEQAVDIIAPDMPKTGGMRETRKIADHADMYYLPVAMHNVSSPVATMASAHVGAAIPNSLAVEYHSYQLGWWEDLVEEDVIKDGYIEIPEKPGLGVTIDMDVVEENMVEGEELFDEA is encoded by the coding sequence ATGGTTCGTAACTACGAGTCGCTCCACGACCCGAACGCCGAGTACACCATGCGGGACCTCTCGGCGGAGACGATGGACTGCGACGGCGTGCGCGGTGAGGGCCGGGACGTAGCGATTACCGACGTGCAGACCACGATGATAGACGGCAACTTCCCGTGGACCCTCGTCCGAATCTACACCGACGCCGGAGTCGTGGGGACCGGCGAGGCCTACTGGGGGGCCGGCGTGCCCGAACTCATCGAGCGCATGAAACCCTTCGTCGTGGGCGAGAATCCCCTCGACATCGACCGCCTCTACGAGCATCTCATCCAGAAGATGTCGGGCGAGGGGTCCATCGAGGGCGTCACCGTCACGGCCATCTCCGGCATCGAGGTGGCGCTCCACGACCTCGCGGGCAAGATTCTCGACGTGCCCGCCTACCAACTGCTGGGCGGGAAGTACCGCGACAAGGTTCGCGTCTACTGCGACTGCCACGCCGGCGAGGAGGCCGACCCCGAATCCAACGCCGACGAGGCCGAGCGCGTGGTCGAGGAACTGGGCTACGACGCGCTCAAATTCGACCTCGACGTGCCCTCCGGCCACGAGAAGGACCGCGCGAACCGCCACCTCCGGAACCCCGAAATCGGCCACAAGGTGGACATCGTGGAGGCGGTCACCGAGCGCGTCGGCGACCGGGCCGACGTGGCCTTCGACTGCCACTGGACGTTCTCGGCGGGGAGCGCCAAGCGCCTCGCCAGCGCGCTCGAGGAGTACGACATCTGGTGGCTCGAAGACCCCGTTCCCCCGGAGAACCACGACGTGCAGAAGAACGTCACCCACTCCACGACCACGCCCATCGCGGCGGGCGAAAACGTCTACCGCAAGCACGGCCAGCGCCGACTCATCGAGGAGCAGGCCGTGGACATCATCGCCCCCGACATGCCCAAGACCGGCGGGATGCGCGAGACCCGGAAAATCGCCGACCACGCCGACATGTACTACCTCCCGGTGGCGATGCACAACGTCTCGTCACCGGTGGCGACGATGGCCTCGGCGCACGTCGGCGCGGCCATCCCGAACTCGCTCGCGGTCGAGTACCACAGCTATCAACTCGGCTGGTGGGAGGACCTCGTGGAGGAGGACGTTATCAAGGACGGCTACATCGAAATCCCGGAGAAACCGGGTCTCGGCGTGACCATCGACATGGACGTGGTGGAGGAGAACATGGTCGAAGGCGAAGAGTTGTTTGACGAGGCGTAA
- a CDS encoding HAD family hydrolase, which yields MERYDQLYRLYDEFDAGTLRALQNFVDLFPPVDSRVALEHWQEAGDELDDRKAEIRDAFPETGETFCELAARASRDQAFTALDLHTKYDRGVNVLVLDVDETLRSAGGTDNEIPRETLHLLTEFHEAGMPIVVCTGQTLENVKGFLIQGLGNELVHSGDLSIVYEAGTGVFTPGHGADTKRLLYENLDSDVRAIFDAVRSRVLSEAPERLRRGCHLQGNEFNVTLKPNFETGSQQAREVIDRGLVYELDLLGRVVAEEVGGDESQASDWARAFYADQDPEIRGVLESEGETPDCDPDDVPDDIADTFERIDVAYYEADAAEIGSLELNKVVGVEAAFDVLGIGDPFAVVMGDSKSDLRVMEWVAENDAGIAAAPEHSSRDVLDHVIRTDELVFDRGKAGEVLRTIFALNRLANLG from the coding sequence ATGGAGCGGTACGACCAACTCTATCGACTCTACGACGAGTTCGACGCCGGGACGCTTCGGGCCTTGCAGAACTTCGTGGACCTGTTCCCGCCGGTGGACTCGCGGGTCGCCCTCGAACACTGGCAGGAGGCCGGTGACGAACTGGACGACCGGAAGGCCGAGATTCGGGACGCCTTCCCCGAGACGGGCGAGACGTTCTGCGAACTCGCCGCGCGGGCCTCGCGGGACCAAGCGTTCACCGCGCTCGACTTGCACACCAAGTACGACCGAGGAGTAAACGTCCTCGTCCTCGACGTGGACGAGACTCTGCGCTCGGCGGGCGGCACCGACAACGAAATCCCGCGCGAGACCCTCCACCTCCTGACCGAGTTCCACGAGGCGGGCATGCCAATCGTGGTCTGCACCGGCCAGACCTTAGAGAACGTCAAGGGGTTCCTGATTCAGGGCCTCGGCAACGAACTCGTCCACTCAGGGGACCTCTCCATCGTCTACGAGGCCGGAACCGGCGTGTTCACCCCCGGCCACGGCGCGGACACCAAGCGACTCCTCTACGAGAATCTGGATTCGGACGTGCGGGCTATCTTCGACGCGGTGCGCTCGCGGGTCCTCTCGGAGGCCCCCGAGCGACTCCGCCGCGGGTGCCACCTGCAAGGCAACGAGTTCAACGTCACGCTCAAGCCCAACTTCGAGACCGGAAGCCAGCAGGCCCGCGAGGTCATCGACCGAGGTCTCGTCTACGAACTCGACCTGCTCGGGCGAGTCGTCGCCGAGGAGGTCGGCGGCGACGAGTCGCAAGCTAGCGATTGGGCGCGGGCCTTCTACGCCGACCAAGACCCCGAGATTCGGGGGGTCCTCGAAAGCGAGGGCGAGACGCCCGACTGCGACCCCGACGACGTGCCCGACGACATCGCCGACACCTTCGAGCGCATCGACGTGGCCTACTACGAGGCCGACGCCGCCGAAATCGGGAGCCTCGAACTCAACAAGGTGGTGGGCGTCGAGGCCGCTTTCGACGTGCTGGGCATCGGCGACCCCTTCGCTGTCGTCATGGGCGACAGCAAGAGCGACCTCCGGGTGATGGAGTGGGTCGCCGAGAACGACGCTGGTATCGCCGCCGCGCCGGAACACTCCTCGCGCGACGTGCTGGACCACGTGATTCGGACCGACGAACTGGTGTTCGACCGCGGGAAGGCGGGCGAGGTTCTGCGGACGATTTTCGCGCTGAATCGACTGGCGAATCTGGGGTAG
- a CDS encoding phosphoadenosine phosphosulfate reductase family protein: MPEDFPEYVDVDYTDGEGEDPEDYPSMEHRIEKAIEVTRQGLEQYENPAVMWTGGKDSTLTLYFIKEVAEKYDLETPTAVFIDHFQHFDEIHDFVAKWEDEWDLDVVYASNDDVGDYAEENDLTPGDDIPIDALNDHNQHHVREILEYEEDTFPFLLDTYVGNHLLKTVALNETIEELDIDGIISGVRWDEQEARADETFFSPRHDPDIYPPHDRVQPILQFDERAVWDTFWHYVVPDTVEDYPDEGYVPEADDDLPNGLTQDDIPVSPKYFAGFRSLGSEVSTEKSDEEPAWLQDLEDTTERAGRAQDKEDLMERLRDLGYM; this comes from the coding sequence ATGCCCGAAGACTTCCCCGAGTACGTAGACGTGGACTACACCGACGGCGAAGGCGAAGACCCCGAGGACTACCCCTCGATGGAACACCGAATCGAGAAGGCCATCGAAGTGACTCGGCAGGGCCTCGAGCAGTACGAGAACCCGGCCGTGATGTGGACCGGCGGCAAGGACTCGACCCTGACGCTGTACTTCATCAAAGAGGTCGCCGAGAAGTACGACCTCGAAACCCCGACCGCGGTCTTCATCGACCACTTCCAGCACTTCGACGAGATTCACGACTTCGTCGCCAAGTGGGAGGACGAGTGGGACCTCGACGTCGTCTACGCCAGCAACGACGACGTGGGCGACTACGCCGAGGAGAACGACCTCACGCCCGGTGACGACATCCCCATCGACGCGCTGAACGACCACAACCAGCACCACGTGCGCGAGATTCTGGAGTACGAGGAGGACACCTTCCCCTTCCTGCTGGACACCTACGTGGGCAACCACCTGCTGAAGACGGTGGCGCTCAACGAGACCATCGAAGAACTCGACATCGACGGCATCATCTCCGGCGTCCGCTGGGACGAGCAGGAGGCCCGCGCCGACGAGACGTTCTTCTCCCCGCGCCACGACCCCGACATCTACCCGCCCCACGACCGCGTGCAGCCGATTCTCCAGTTCGACGAGCGCGCCGTCTGGGACACCTTCTGGCACTACGTCGTGCCGGACACGGTTGAGGACTACCCCGACGAGGGCTACGTCCCCGAGGCCGACGACGACCTGCCGAACGGCCTGACGCAGGACGACATTCCGGTCAGTCCCAAGTACTTCGCCGGATTCCGGTCGCTCGGTAGCGAGGTCAGCACCGAGAAGTCCGACGAGGAGCCAGCGTGGCTTCAGGACCTCGAAGATACGACCGAGCGCGCAGGCCGCGCCCAAGACAAGGAAGACCTGATGGAGCGCCTGCGCGACCTCGGCTACATGTGA
- a CDS encoding glucose 1-dehydrogenase, whose protein sequence is MEAIVIRRGETSPTVAERPRPDPGPGEVLVRTLRVGVDGTDREVIEGSHGGFPEGEDELVLGHEAVGVVESAEGTVFEEGDVVVPTVRRPPAEGPNEYFERGEPDMAPPDECVERGIDGAHGFMAEYFTSPAEYLVPVPDELAEWGFLVEPVSISEKAIEHASASRSAFDWNAETGLVLGNGSLGLLTLAMLESAGYDRTYCLGRRDRPDPTIDIIEELDGTYIDSRQTPVSEIPEAHEPMDFVYEATGYARHAFETIDALAPNGVGALLGVPEPWEFEIDGGRLHKEFVMNNKALVGSVNSNVSHFESAVETLADLPEWLFDDLVTGVHGLDDYEAAFADGDETTIKTAVQFSQI, encoded by the coding sequence ATGGAAGCAATCGTCATCCGGCGAGGCGAGACCTCGCCCACGGTCGCCGAGCGCCCGCGCCCCGACCCCGGACCCGGCGAGGTGCTGGTCCGGACCCTCCGGGTCGGGGTGGACGGGACCGACCGCGAGGTCATCGAGGGAAGCCACGGCGGGTTCCCCGAAGGCGAGGACGAGTTAGTCCTCGGCCACGAGGCCGTCGGCGTGGTCGAATCCGCCGAGGGCACCGTCTTCGAGGAGGGCGACGTGGTGGTGCCGACCGTCCGACGACCCCCCGCCGAGGGACCCAACGAGTACTTCGAGCGCGGCGAACCCGACATGGCTCCTCCCGACGAGTGCGTCGAGCGCGGCATCGACGGCGCACACGGCTTCATGGCCGAGTACTTCACGAGTCCCGCCGAGTACCTCGTGCCCGTGCCTGACGAGTTGGCCGAGTGGGGCTTTCTGGTGGAACCCGTCAGCATCTCCGAGAAGGCCATCGAACACGCCTCGGCCTCCCGGTCCGCGTTCGACTGGAACGCCGAGACCGGTCTCGTGCTGGGTAACGGGAGTCTGGGCCTCCTCACGCTCGCCATGCTGGAGTCGGCGGGCTACGACCGCACCTACTGTCTGGGCCGCAGGGACCGACCCGACCCGACCATCGACATCATCGAGGAGTTGGACGGCACCTACATCGACTCGCGCCAGACTCCCGTGTCGGAGATTCCCGAGGCCCACGAACCGATGGATTTCGTCTACGAGGCCACCGGGTACGCCCGCCACGCCTTCGAGACCATCGACGCCCTCGCGCCCAACGGCGTCGGGGCCTTGCTGGGCGTGCCCGAACCGTGGGAGTTCGAAATCGACGGCGGGCGACTCCACAAGGAGTTCGTGATGAACAACAAGGCGCTGGTCGGGAGTGTCAACTCCAACGTCTCGCACTTCGAGTCGGCAGTCGAGACGCTCGCCGACCTCCCCGAATGGCTGTTCGACGACCTCGTGACCGGTGTTCATGGTCTCGACGACTACGAGGCGGCATTCGCTGACGGCGACGAAACGACAATAAAGACCGCAGTCCAATTTAGCCAGATATGA
- a CDS encoding AIR synthase family protein: protein MIGKLDPDDLARVLSRTGAHDDAVEMGPAYGEDAAAMRLEDGSVLVANSDPLSLAKERLGTLAVHVACNDVAACGADPRWLTNVMFLPDDDPETLDALTGQMDEEARALGVAIVGGHSEYTPALERPMVSMTAMGLADEYVPTGGAEVGDRVLLTKGAGIEGTAVLASDFRDELDADPALLDRAEEFFADISVVPEARILRESATAMHDPTEGGLLNGMLEMATASGVVLDIDREEVPVREETAELCSAMGMDPLRIFGSGALLATVPDDETDDSIAALDAEGIDTSEIGVVREVGDGGESGVEIDGDVVREAIRDDLYDLWE from the coding sequence ATGATAGGAAAGTTGGACCCCGACGACCTCGCGCGCGTCCTCTCCCGGACCGGCGCGCACGACGACGCGGTGGAGATGGGACCCGCCTACGGCGAGGACGCCGCGGCGATGCGACTCGAAGACGGGAGCGTGCTGGTGGCCAACTCCGACCCGCTCTCGCTGGCGAAAGAGCGCCTCGGGACGCTGGCGGTCCACGTCGCCTGCAACGACGTGGCGGCCTGCGGGGCCGACCCCCGATGGCTCACCAACGTCATGTTCCTGCCCGACGACGACCCCGAGACGCTGGACGCGCTGACCGGCCAGATGGACGAGGAGGCCCGCGCCCTCGGCGTGGCCATCGTCGGCGGCCACTCGGAGTACACCCCGGCGCTGGAGCGCCCGATGGTCTCGATGACCGCGATGGGACTGGCCGACGAGTACGTCCCGACCGGCGGCGCAGAGGTCGGCGACCGGGTTCTGCTGACCAAGGGCGCTGGCATCGAGGGGACCGCGGTGCTGGCCTCGGACTTCCGCGACGAACTCGACGCGGACCCCGCCCTGCTGGACCGCGCCGAGGAGTTCTTCGCCGACATCAGCGTCGTGCCCGAGGCCCGGATTCTTCGAGAGTCGGCCACCGCAATGCACGACCCGACCGAAGGGGGCTTGCTGAACGGGATGCTGGAGATGGCGACGGCCTCGGGCGTGGTGCTGGACATCGACCGCGAGGAGGTCCCGGTCCGCGAGGAGACCGCCGAACTCTGCTCGGCGATGGGCATGGACCCGCTCCGGATTTTCGGCTCTGGGGCCTTGCTGGCGACCGTTCCGGACGACGAGACCGACGACAGCATCGCCGCGCTCGACGCCGAGGGAATCGACACAAGCGAAATCGGCGTGGTTCGGGAGGTCGGCGATGGAGGGGAGTCGGGCGTGGAAATCGACGGCGACGTGGTTCGGGAGGCGATTCGGGACGACCTCTACGACCTCTGGGAGTAG
- a CDS encoding DUF7333 family protein, translated as MEFNLPVTAGVLLGIVALGTVALLAMGFMATSTVLMMVTPAMLVFGAIAAFVGVKHGEYRAAR; from the coding sequence ATGGAGTTCAATCTGCCCGTGACCGCCGGAGTACTGCTGGGAATCGTCGCGCTCGGAACGGTGGCCCTCCTCGCGATGGGGTTCATGGCCACGAGTACGGTGCTGATGATGGTGACGCCCGCCATGCTGGTGTTCGGCGCGATAGCGGCCTTCGTCGGCGTCAAGCACGGTGAGTACCGCGCGGCACGATAG
- a CDS encoding glutaredoxin family protein, whose amino-acid sequence MTFQPESDLTEDEARERVDSAIEDNEVVLFMKGNELMPQCGYSQKALELVQSHRDDYETVDVLDALAEYRTALEDHSGWETIPQTFVNGEFVGGSDVLAELEERGELADELSA is encoded by the coding sequence ATGACCTTTCAGCCGGAAAGCGACTTGACGGAGGACGAGGCTCGGGAACGGGTCGATTCCGCCATCGAGGACAACGAAGTCGTCCTGTTCATGAAGGGCAACGAGTTGATGCCCCAGTGCGGCTACTCCCAGAAGGCGCTCGAACTCGTCCAATCGCACCGCGACGACTACGAGACGGTGGACGTGCTAGACGCCCTCGCGGAGTACCGGACCGCGCTGGAGGACCACAGCGGGTGGGAGACCATCCCCCAGACGTTCGTGAACGGCGAATTCGTCGGCGGGAGCGACGTGCTGGCCGAACTCGAGGAGCGAGGCGAACTCGCCGACGAGTTGTCGGCGTGA
- the gfcR gene encoding transcriptional regulator GfcR, whose product MKNVDDLIESAAHLAEQGLSKGEIADELNVSRETASWLVERSGSGTGTTTTTSPEPSGGPHDIHVDWSALGRDSNRLYHAGSAMADLLMKQGEEVDLTIGIEKAGAPLATAVARELDTDLGTYAPSKHQWEEGDIEDLGGTFSRNFAQIRDRECYVVDDTITSGTTMTETIEAIREEGGEPVACVVLVDKQGVEEIKGIPVHSLINVVRVGNDE is encoded by the coding sequence ATGAAGAACGTAGACGACCTCATCGAGAGCGCGGCACATCTCGCGGAACAGGGCCTGTCGAAGGGCGAAATCGCAGACGAACTCAACGTCTCCAGAGAAACCGCCAGTTGGCTGGTCGAACGAAGCGGGTCGGGCACGGGAACGACGACCACGACCAGCCCCGAGCCTTCGGGCGGTCCCCACGACATCCACGTCGATTGGTCGGCCCTCGGCCGGGACAGCAACCGACTCTACCACGCCGGGTCTGCGATGGCCGACCTCCTGATGAAGCAGGGCGAGGAGGTGGACCTCACCATCGGCATCGAGAAAGCGGGCGCGCCGCTTGCCACCGCCGTCGCGCGAGAACTCGACACCGACCTCGGGACCTACGCGCCGAGCAAGCACCAGTGGGAGGAGGGCGACATCGAGGACCTCGGGGGCACCTTCTCGCGCAACTTCGCTCAGATTCGGGACCGCGAGTGCTACGTCGTGGACGACACCATCACCAGCGGGACGACCATGACCGAGACAATCGAGGCCATCCGCGAGGAGGGTGGTGAACCAGTCGCCTGCGTCGTCCTCGTGGACAAGCAGGGCGTCGAGGAAATCAAGGGCATCCCGGTCCACTCGCTCATCAACGTCGTGCGCGTCGGCAACGACGAGTAA